A stretch of Bordetella genomosp. 13 DNA encodes these proteins:
- a CDS encoding DUF4136 domain-containing protein, producing MSLLRSMALSGACGLLAACSSGPDIRSDYDRNADFGRYRTFAFMPHLGTDKSGYSSLLTDRLKSATRGQMEMRGYAYDESDPDLLINFNANVREKTEVVSRPPLPYYGYRTGFYGGWPGYPWGSEVLQYSEGTLNIDLVDARRRQLVWEGVSVGPVGEDVLDATPEQVNQGVARIFARYPFRAGVAAPQLPAK from the coding sequence ATCTCTCTGCTACGCAGCATGGCACTGTCCGGCGCTTGCGGCCTGTTGGCGGCATGCAGTTCGGGTCCTGACATCCGCAGCGACTACGATCGCAACGCGGATTTCGGCCGCTACCGCACCTTCGCCTTCATGCCCCACCTGGGCACCGACAAGTCGGGCTACAGCAGCCTGCTTACCGACCGCCTCAAAAGCGCCACGCGCGGCCAGATGGAAATGCGCGGCTACGCATACGACGAAAGCGACCCCGACCTGCTGATCAACTTCAACGCCAATGTGCGCGAGAAGACCGAGGTCGTGTCGCGGCCGCCGCTGCCTTACTACGGCTATCGCACCGGCTTCTATGGCGGCTGGCCCGGTTATCCGTGGGGCAGCGAGGTGCTGCAGTATTCCGAAGGCACGCTCAACATCGACCTGGTGGATGCGCGTCGCAGGCAGCTGGTGTGGGAAGGCGTAAGCGTGGGCCCCGTCGGCGAAGACGTGCTCGACGCTACGCCCGAGCAGGTCAATCAGGGCGTGGCGCGCATCTTCGCGCGCTATCCGTTCCGTGCCGGGGTGGCGGCGCCTCAATTGCCGGCCAAGTGA
- a CDS encoding ABC transporter substrate-binding protein has product MLIGKKHFLTVGALALAAVIHAAPAVAQQKSVAVTAIVEHPALDAVRDGVQEALKQAGFESGKNLRWQYQSAQGNPGTAGQIARKFVGDRPDAIVAIATPSAQAVVAATKDVPVVYSAVTDPVAAQLVPGMQPSGTNVTGVSDLLALDKQINLIKQVVPQAKRVGMVYNPGEANSVVVVKQLQELLPKAGLTLVEAAAPRSVDVASAARSLIGKVDVIYTNTDNNVVSAYESLVKVGNDAKIPLVASDTDSVKRGAIAALGINYRDLGMQTGRMVARILKGEKPGAIASETSSKLELYVNPGAAAKQGVTLSDSLVKSAAQVIK; this is encoded by the coding sequence ATGCTGATCGGAAAAAAACATTTTCTGACGGTTGGCGCACTGGCGCTGGCAGCGGTCATCCATGCCGCGCCAGCCGTTGCGCAACAGAAGTCGGTGGCGGTCACCGCTATCGTCGAGCATCCGGCGCTGGACGCCGTGCGCGACGGCGTGCAAGAGGCGCTGAAGCAGGCCGGTTTCGAGTCCGGCAAAAACCTCAGATGGCAGTACCAGAGCGCGCAGGGCAATCCCGGCACGGCTGGCCAGATCGCCCGCAAGTTCGTGGGCGATCGCCCCGATGCCATCGTCGCCATCGCCACCCCGTCGGCGCAGGCCGTCGTGGCCGCCACCAAGGACGTGCCTGTCGTGTACTCGGCGGTCACCGATCCCGTCGCGGCGCAACTGGTCCCTGGCATGCAGCCTTCAGGCACCAACGTCACGGGCGTGTCCGACCTGCTGGCGCTGGACAAGCAGATCAACCTGATCAAGCAGGTGGTGCCGCAGGCCAAGCGCGTCGGCATGGTGTACAACCCCGGCGAAGCCAACTCGGTGGTGGTGGTCAAGCAACTGCAGGAACTGCTGCCCAAGGCCGGCCTCACCCTGGTCGAGGCGGCGGCGCCGCGCTCGGTCGACGTGGCCTCGGCGGCGCGCAGCCTGATCGGCAAGGTCGACGTCATCTACACCAACACTGACAACAACGTGGTCTCGGCCTACGAGTCGCTGGTGAAGGTAGGCAACGACGCCAAGATCCCGCTGGTGGCCTCGGACACCGACAGTGTCAAGCGCGGCGCGATCGCCGCGCTGGGCATCAATTACCGCGACCTGGGCATGCAGACCGGCCGCATGGTCGCTCGCATCCTGAAGGGCGAGAAGCCCGGCGCCATCGCCTCCGAGACCAGCTCCAAGCTCGAGCTGTACGTCAATCCGGGCGCGGCGGCCAAGCAAGGCGTGACCCTGTCCGATTCGCTGGTCAAGTCGGCCGCGCAGGTCATCAAGTAA
- a CDS encoding Bug family tripartite tricarboxylate transporter substrate binding protein: protein MRHSITAAAAAMTLCAAALAPACALAEWPERPITVVVPFPAGGGTDTFARPLAQQLGMQMGQSVVIDNKGGAGGTVGASFAAKARPDGYTFFMGGAHHALAPSLYKNLSYDIQKDFVPVALLAQPPQVIVVNATKLPVKDLKSLLEYVKKRPGEINFGTAGKGSTHHLAGELFAMQTGVKLVDVPYQGAGPMLSALIGGQVDMAFDGLGSSASHIRAGSIRPLAVAAAQRSPSFPDVPTAAEAGVPNYEVSTWYALWAPAGTPKEAIDKMTAQVTKALQSPKLKEVWASNGSAIPDMTGAAFGKFVDSEVVRWAKVVKDAGVTLE from the coding sequence ATGAGACATTCCATCACCGCGGCCGCCGCTGCCATGACCCTGTGCGCTGCCGCGCTGGCGCCGGCCTGCGCGCTGGCCGAGTGGCCCGAGCGGCCGATCACCGTGGTCGTGCCGTTCCCCGCCGGCGGCGGCACCGACACCTTCGCGCGTCCGCTGGCCCAGCAACTGGGCATGCAGATGGGGCAGAGCGTCGTCATCGACAACAAGGGCGGCGCGGGCGGCACCGTGGGCGCCTCGTTCGCGGCCAAGGCCCGGCCGGACGGCTATACCTTCTTCATGGGTGGCGCGCACCACGCCCTGGCCCCCTCGCTGTACAAGAACCTGAGCTACGACATCCAGAAGGACTTCGTCCCGGTCGCGCTGCTGGCACAGCCGCCGCAGGTCATCGTGGTGAATGCGACGAAGCTGCCGGTCAAGGATCTGAAGTCGCTGCTGGAATACGTGAAGAAGCGGCCCGGCGAAATCAACTTCGGCACGGCAGGCAAGGGCAGCACGCACCATCTGGCCGGCGAGCTGTTCGCCATGCAGACCGGCGTCAAGCTGGTGGACGTGCCCTACCAGGGCGCGGGCCCCATGCTGTCGGCGCTGATCGGCGGCCAGGTCGACATGGCGTTCGACGGCCTCGGCTCGTCGGCCAGCCACATCCGCGCCGGCAGCATCCGGCCGCTGGCGGTGGCCGCCGCGCAGCGTTCCCCGTCGTTCCCCGACGTGCCCACCGCCGCCGAGGCCGGCGTGCCCAACTACGAGGTCTCGACCTGGTATGCGCTGTGGGCGCCGGCCGGCACGCCGAAGGAGGCCATCGACAAGATGACCGCGCAGGTCACCAAGGCGCTGCAATCGCCGAAGCTCAAGGAGGTCTGGGCCAGCAACGGTTCGGCCATTCCTGACATGACCGGCGCGGCCTTCGGCAAGTTCGTCGACAGCGAAGTGGTGCGCTGGGCCAAGGTGGTGAAGGACGCGGGCGTGACGCTGGAATGA
- a CDS encoding ABC transporter permease, whose protein sequence is MSLFSLLGALEIGLVFALVALGVLISFRLLRFPDLTVDGSFPLGGAVAATLISSGTDPFSATIAATFAGALAGLVTGWLNVRLRIMDLLASILMMIALYSINLRIMGRPNVPLITEPTVFSLLQPGWLSDYVARPLILAVVVVLAKLALDWFFATQTGLAMRATGSNGRMARAQGVNTGAMILGGMALSNALVGLAGALFAQTQGGADISMGIGTIVIGLAAVIVGESILPSRKLVIATLAVILGAIVYRFFIALALNSDFIGLQAQDLNLVTAVLVTIALVIPLLKRRLAGKRGA, encoded by the coding sequence ATGTCTCTCTTCTCATTGCTGGGCGCGCTGGAAATCGGCCTGGTGTTCGCCCTGGTCGCATTGGGCGTGCTCATCTCGTTCCGGCTGCTGCGCTTTCCCGACCTGACGGTCGACGGCAGTTTTCCGCTGGGCGGCGCTGTGGCCGCCACGCTCATCTCCTCGGGCACCGATCCCTTTTCCGCCACCATCGCGGCCACCTTCGCCGGCGCGCTGGCGGGCCTGGTCACGGGCTGGCTCAACGTGCGGCTGCGCATCATGGACCTGCTGGCCAGCATCCTGATGATGATCGCGCTGTATTCCATCAACCTGCGCATCATGGGCCGGCCCAACGTGCCTCTCATCACCGAGCCTACGGTGTTCTCGCTGCTGCAGCCTGGCTGGCTCAGCGACTACGTCGCGCGGCCGCTGATCCTGGCCGTGGTGGTGGTGCTGGCCAAGCTGGCGCTCGACTGGTTCTTCGCCACCCAGACCGGACTGGCCATGCGCGCCACGGGCTCCAACGGCCGCATGGCCCGCGCGCAGGGCGTGAACACGGGCGCCATGATCCTGGGCGGCATGGCGCTGTCCAACGCGCTGGTCGGCCTGGCGGGCGCGCTGTTCGCGCAGACGCAGGGGGGCGCCGACATCTCCATGGGCATCGGCACCATCGTCATCGGCCTGGCCGCGGTCATCGTGGGCGAAAGCATCCTGCCGTCGCGCAAGCTCGTCATCGCCACGCTGGCTGTCATCCTGGGCGCCATCGTCTATCGCTTCTTCATCGCGCTGGCGCTCAACAGCGACTTCATCGGCCTGCAGGCGCAGGACCTCAACCTGGTTACCGCGGTGCTGGTCACGATCGCCCTGGTGATACCGCTGCTCAAGCGCCGCCTGGCCGGCAAGAGGGGGGCCTGA
- a CDS encoding efflux RND transporter permease subunit yields the protein MPQFFIDRPIFAWVVSLFILLVGILAVNIMPISQYPDVAPPAIQVTATYPGASAKEVAESVTSIIEDELNGAKGLLYYESVSDAYGMATITVTFAPGTDPDLAQVDVQNRVSNVTAQLPQAVAQQGLRYEQTSAGFLQIVTVSSTDGSMDQTALADYVTRNIQNPVSRVPGVGRFQLFAAPRAMRIWVDPNKLVGFNMSMAEVNQAISNQNVLISAGTIGAPPNPESQRATATVIANGQLSTVDGFGGIVLRANPDGSRVLLRDVARIEVGADNYQFGARLNGKPTAAFAIVLAPGANALATAEGVKKQMDELARFFPANIRYDIPYDTAPYVQVSIEQVLHTLAEAMVLVFLVMYLFLQNVRYTLIPALVVPVAMLGAFAVMLALGFSINVLTMFAMVLAIGILVDDAIVVVENVERIMATEGLSPKEATKKAMPQISGAIVGITLVLIAVFLPLAFMTGSVGVIYRQFSVAMAVSIFFSAFLALSFTPALCATILKPIPKGHHVEKRGFFGWFNRKFDATTHGYQNWVARSLHRSGRMMLVFLVLVVLLGWLYLRMPSSFLPEEDQGYVISNIELPAGASANRTIEVIEQVEAYFREIPAVANIITVQGFSFNGSGLNAAIAFTTLKDFDERKGEGDSAGAIAGGAIGRLLMGIHDAMVFTVVPPAISELGNASGFDFRLQDRASAGTEALSAATAQLMGAAMQSPVLAQVRITGLGPGAQLSLEIDRQKAAALGVDFAEAANLLSTAVGSSYLNKFPNMGRMQNVWVQAEQKYRMQVEDVLQLNARNNQGGMVPLSSFVTAKWVQGPVQVVRYNSYESIRIGGDAAPGYTSGEAMAEMERLMADLPPGFGYEWSGLSYQEVQAGNQAPILMGLALLVVFLVLAALYESWAIPLSVMLVVPLGMLGAVALVSAMGMSNDVYFQVGMVTVIGLAAKNAILIVEFAKDQYARGMGLYESAVEAARLRFRPILMTSLAFILGVVPLALATGAGAASQRAVGIGVLGGMLAATPFAVIFVPAFFVVVLGLFKTKPRLLGAEAKAYAEEQAARKRAEEQAQAGDGPAPALQTPSGNHPQGGQETKQ from the coding sequence ATGCCGCAATTTTTCATCGATCGACCTATCTTCGCCTGGGTGGTATCCCTTTTCATCCTGCTGGTGGGGATTCTGGCCGTCAACATCATGCCGATCTCGCAGTACCCTGACGTGGCGCCGCCCGCCATCCAGGTCACCGCGACGTATCCCGGCGCCTCGGCCAAGGAAGTGGCCGAATCCGTCACCAGCATCATCGAGGACGAGCTGAACGGCGCCAAGGGGCTGCTGTACTACGAGTCCGTCAGCGATGCCTATGGCATGGCGACCATCACCGTCACGTTCGCGCCCGGCACCGATCCCGATCTGGCGCAGGTGGACGTGCAGAACCGCGTGTCCAACGTGACGGCGCAGCTGCCGCAGGCCGTGGCCCAGCAGGGCCTGCGGTACGAGCAGACCAGCGCCGGCTTCCTGCAGATCGTCACCGTGTCGTCCACCGACGGCAGCATGGACCAGACCGCGCTGGCCGACTACGTCACGCGCAACATCCAGAACCCCGTGTCGCGCGTGCCCGGCGTGGGCCGCTTCCAGCTGTTCGCCGCGCCGCGCGCCATGCGCATCTGGGTCGACCCGAACAAACTGGTCGGGTTCAACATGAGCATGGCCGAGGTCAACCAGGCCATCTCCAACCAGAACGTGCTGATCTCGGCCGGCACCATCGGCGCGCCGCCCAATCCCGAAAGCCAGCGCGCCACGGCCACCGTCATTGCCAATGGCCAGCTCAGCACGGTCGACGGCTTCGGCGGCATCGTGCTGCGCGCCAATCCCGACGGTTCGCGCGTGCTGCTGCGCGACGTCGCCCGCATCGAGGTCGGCGCCGACAACTACCAGTTCGGCGCGCGTCTCAACGGCAAGCCCACGGCGGCTTTCGCCATCGTGCTGGCGCCGGGGGCCAACGCGCTGGCCACGGCCGAAGGCGTGAAGAAGCAGATGGACGAGCTGGCGCGCTTCTTCCCGGCCAACATCCGCTATGACATCCCGTACGACACCGCTCCCTACGTGCAGGTGTCGATCGAGCAGGTGCTGCACACCCTGGCCGAAGCCATGGTGCTGGTGTTCCTGGTGATGTACCTGTTCCTGCAGAACGTGCGCTATACGCTGATCCCGGCGCTGGTGGTGCCGGTGGCCATGCTGGGCGCGTTCGCGGTGATGCTGGCGCTGGGCTTCTCCATCAACGTGCTGACCATGTTCGCCATGGTGCTGGCGATCGGCATCCTGGTGGACGACGCCATCGTGGTGGTCGAGAACGTCGAGCGCATCATGGCGACGGAAGGCCTGTCGCCCAAAGAGGCGACCAAGAAGGCCATGCCGCAGATCAGCGGCGCCATCGTGGGCATCACGCTGGTGCTGATCGCGGTGTTCCTGCCGCTGGCTTTCATGACCGGCTCGGTGGGCGTGATCTATCGCCAGTTCTCGGTCGCCATGGCGGTGTCGATCTTCTTCTCGGCCTTTTTGGCGCTGAGTTTCACACCCGCGCTGTGCGCCACCATTCTCAAGCCCATACCCAAGGGGCACCACGTCGAGAAGCGCGGCTTCTTCGGCTGGTTCAACCGCAAGTTCGATGCCACCACGCACGGCTACCAGAACTGGGTGGCGCGCTCGCTGCACCGCAGCGGCCGCATGATGCTGGTGTTCCTGGTGCTGGTGGTGCTGCTGGGCTGGCTGTACCTGCGCATGCCTTCGTCCTTCCTGCCCGAGGAAGACCAGGGCTACGTGATCAGCAACATCGAGCTGCCGGCCGGCGCCTCGGCCAACCGCACCATCGAGGTCATCGAGCAGGTCGAGGCCTACTTCCGCGAGATCCCCGCGGTCGCGAACATCATCACGGTGCAGGGCTTCAGCTTCAACGGCAGCGGGCTGAACGCGGCCATTGCGTTCACCACGCTGAAGGACTTCGACGAGCGCAAAGGCGAGGGCGACTCGGCCGGCGCCATCGCGGGCGGAGCCATCGGCAGGCTGCTGATGGGCATCCACGACGCCATGGTGTTCACGGTGGTCCCGCCGGCCATCTCCGAACTGGGCAACGCCAGCGGTTTCGACTTCCGCCTGCAGGACCGCGCGAGCGCGGGTACCGAGGCGCTGTCGGCGGCCACCGCGCAGCTGATGGGCGCCGCGATGCAGAGCCCCGTGCTGGCGCAGGTGCGCATCACGGGCCTGGGACCGGGCGCGCAGCTCAGTCTCGAGATCGACCGCCAGAAGGCGGCCGCGCTGGGCGTGGACTTCGCCGAGGCGGCCAACCTGCTGTCCACGGCGGTGGGTTCGTCGTACCTGAACAAGTTCCCCAACATGGGGCGCATGCAGAACGTGTGGGTGCAGGCCGAGCAGAAGTACCGCATGCAGGTCGAGGACGTGCTGCAGCTCAACGCCCGCAACAACCAGGGCGGGATGGTGCCGCTGTCGTCGTTTGTCACCGCCAAGTGGGTGCAGGGGCCGGTCCAGGTCGTGCGCTACAACAGCTACGAGTCCATCCGTATCGGCGGCGACGCCGCGCCCGGCTATACCTCGGGCGAGGCGATGGCCGAGATGGAGCGCCTGATGGCCGACCTGCCGCCCGGCTTCGGCTATGAATGGAGCGGCCTGTCCTATCAGGAAGTGCAGGCGGGCAACCAGGCCCCGATCCTGATGGGCCTGGCGCTGCTGGTGGTGTTCCTGGTGCTGGCGGCCCTGTACGAGAGCTGGGCCATTCCGCTGTCGGTGATGCTGGTGGTGCCGCTGGGCATGCTGGGCGCCGTGGCGCTGGTGTCGGCCATGGGCATGTCCAACGACGTGTACTTCCAGGTGGGCATGGTCACCGTGATCGGTCTGGCGGCGAAGAACGCGATTCTGATCGTCGAGTTCGCCAAGGACCAGTACGCCCGCGGCATGGGGTTGTACGAGTCTGCGGTCGAGGCCGCGAGGCTGCGCTTCCGTCCCATCCTGATGACGTCGCTGGCATTCATCCTGGGCGTGGTGCCGCTGGCCCTGGCCACCGGCGCCGGCGCCGCCAGCCAGCGCGCGGTGGGTATCGGCGTGCTGGGCGGCATGCTGGCGGCCACGCCGTTCGCGGTCATCTTCGTGCCGGCCTTCTTCGTGGTCGTGCTGGGCCTGTTCAAGACCAAGCCGCGCCTGCTGGGCGCGGAGGCCAAGGCTTACGCGGAAGAGCAGGCGGCCAGGAAGCGCGCCGAGGAGCAGGCACAGGCTGGCGACGGCCCGGCGCCGGCGCTGCAGACGCCTTCCGGCAATCATCCCCAAGGCGGCCAGGAGACCAAGCAATGA
- the sodC gene encoding superoxide dismutase family protein, with amino-acid sequence MKTILMAGAVVAAGMAAGASAAQTAVEMSFVGPKGVEQSAGKVTIQDNKYGALLTPDLFGLPPGLHGFHVHANPSCDPGPVDGQTAPGGAAGGHWDPDKTGAHKGPYDDSGHKGDLPALYVAADGKATYPVLAPRLKASDLKGRALMVHAGGDNHSDHPQKLGGGGARIVCGVVK; translated from the coding sequence ATGAAGACCATCCTGATGGCGGGCGCCGTGGTGGCTGCCGGCATGGCGGCCGGCGCGAGCGCCGCACAGACGGCGGTGGAGATGTCCTTCGTCGGGCCCAAGGGCGTGGAGCAGAGCGCCGGCAAGGTCACTATCCAGGACAACAAGTACGGGGCGCTGCTGACGCCCGACCTGTTCGGCCTGCCGCCCGGCTTGCACGGCTTTCACGTCCATGCCAATCCTTCCTGCGATCCGGGGCCCGTGGACGGCCAGACCGCGCCTGGCGGCGCGGCGGGCGGACATTGGGATCCGGACAAGACCGGCGCCCACAAGGGCCCCTACGACGACAGCGGCCACAAGGGCGACCTGCCGGCGCTGTACGTCGCGGCCGATGGCAAGGCCACCTATCCGGTGCTGGCTCCGCGCCTGAAGGCGTCCGACCTGAAGGGCCGCGCGCTGATGGTGCACGCGGGCGGCGACAATCACAGCGACCACCCGCAGAAGCTGGGCGGCGGCGGCGCGCGGATCGTGTGCGGCGTGGTGAAGTAG
- a CDS encoding patatin-like phospholipase family protein — protein MTSRVHSRGLPAYDTVALVLQGGGALGAYQAGVYEGLHEAGIRPNWVSGISIGSINAAIIAGSPQDERVERLRGFWESICRPTGFAGLPWGWGDSLEDLFDGLPFGYGSAPVNGQLAAVRALTQGQPGFFTPRFPPPYVLRDAGAASTSYYDTTPLIATLRTYVDFDLLNRGAVRASFGAVNVRTGNFAYFDSTRQPLGPEHIMASGALPPGFPAVEVDGEFFWDGGLVSNTPLSEVLSVHPMRDTLAFQVDLWPARGVVPSDMLEVGQRQKDILYSSRTRRVTDNYRRILKLRRGLQKLLEQLPEAERRSPDLADIRAEACTSLVNVVNLIYQAKQYERESKDYEFSTEAMREHWRAGLDDIRRTLAQPHVLNKPSTESGFVSHDVHRAHAESR, from the coding sequence GTGACGTCTCGCGTTCATTCCCGGGGCCTGCCTGCCTACGATACGGTTGCCCTGGTCCTGCAAGGCGGCGGAGCGCTGGGCGCCTACCAGGCCGGCGTGTACGAAGGCCTGCACGAGGCGGGCATCCGTCCCAACTGGGTGTCGGGTATCTCCATCGGCTCGATCAATGCCGCCATCATCGCCGGCTCGCCGCAGGACGAGCGGGTCGAACGCCTGCGCGGCTTCTGGGAAAGCATCTGCCGGCCCACGGGCTTCGCCGGCCTGCCCTGGGGCTGGGGCGACAGTCTGGAAGACCTGTTCGACGGCCTGCCGTTCGGCTACGGGTCCGCGCCGGTCAATGGGCAACTGGCCGCCGTGCGCGCGCTGACTCAAGGCCAACCCGGATTCTTCACGCCGCGCTTTCCGCCGCCTTATGTGCTGCGCGATGCCGGTGCCGCCTCTACCAGCTACTACGACACCACGCCGCTCATCGCCACGCTGCGCACGTACGTGGATTTCGACCTGCTCAACCGGGGAGCCGTGCGCGCGAGTTTCGGTGCGGTGAACGTGCGCACGGGCAATTTCGCGTATTTCGACAGCACCCGCCAGCCGCTCGGGCCCGAACACATCATGGCGTCCGGCGCGCTGCCGCCGGGCTTTCCGGCGGTGGAGGTCGACGGCGAGTTCTTCTGGGACGGCGGCCTGGTCTCGAACACGCCGTTGTCCGAGGTGCTGTCGGTGCATCCCATGCGCGACACGCTGGCCTTCCAGGTAGACCTGTGGCCGGCGCGCGGCGTCGTGCCGTCCGACATGCTCGAAGTGGGGCAGCGCCAGAAGGACATCCTCTATTCGAGCCGTACACGTAGAGTTACGGACAATTACCGCAGGATACTGAAGCTGCGGCGCGGCCTGCAGAAGCTGCTGGAACAACTGCCCGAGGCCGAGCGGCGCAGCCCGGATCTGGCGGATATACGCGCCGAGGCGTGTACATCGCTGGTCAACGTGGTGAACCTCATTTATCAAGCCAAGCAGTACGAGCGCGAATCGAAAGACTACGAGTTCAGCACCGAAGCCATGCGCGAGCACTGGCGCGCGGGACTCGATGACATCCGGCGGACGCTGGCGCAGCCGCACGTGCTGAACAAGCCTTCGACAGAGTCGGGTTTCGTCAGCCATGACGTGCACCGCGCCCACGCCGAATCGCGGTAA
- a CDS encoding ABC transporter ATP-binding protein, translated as MLSAKDLRITFNAGTPIETRALRGLSLDIPSGQFVTVIGSNGAGKSTFLNAVSGDLPVDSGTIHIDGQDVTRRPVWERSGLVARVFQDPMAGTCEDLAIEENMALAQMRGARRGLGRAVRPAMRQTFRDRLATLGLGLENRLTDRIGLLSGGQRQAVSLLMAALQPSRILLLDEHTAALDPRTADFVLQLTARIVAENKLTTMMVTHSMRQALDVGERTVMLHQGEVVLDVSGEQRKGMDVKDLLAMFERVRGEQLADDALLLG; from the coding sequence ATGCTCAGTGCAAAAGACCTGCGCATCACCTTCAATGCGGGCACGCCCATCGAGACCCGCGCCCTGCGCGGGCTGTCGCTGGACATTCCCAGCGGCCAGTTCGTCACCGTCATCGGCTCCAACGGCGCCGGCAAATCCACTTTCCTCAACGCGGTGTCGGGCGACCTGCCGGTGGACTCGGGCACGATCCACATCGACGGCCAGGACGTCACGCGCCGGCCCGTATGGGAGCGTTCCGGGCTGGTGGCGCGCGTGTTCCAGGACCCGATGGCGGGCACCTGCGAAGACCTGGCCATCGAAGAGAACATGGCGCTGGCCCAGATGCGCGGCGCGCGCCGCGGCCTGGGCCGGGCGGTGCGCCCCGCCATGCGCCAGACCTTCCGCGATCGCCTGGCCACGCTGGGCCTGGGGCTCGAGAACCGCCTGACCGACCGCATCGGGCTGCTGTCGGGCGGGCAGCGCCAGGCCGTCAGCCTGCTGATGGCGGCGCTGCAGCCCTCGCGCATATTGCTGCTGGACGAGCACACGGCCGCGCTCGACCCGCGCACCGCCGACTTCGTGCTGCAGCTGACGGCGCGCATCGTCGCCGAGAACAAGCTGACCACCATGATGGTCACCCACAGCATGCGGCAGGCGCTCGACGTCGGCGAACGCACGGTCATGCTGCACCAGGGCGAGGTCGTGCTCGACGTCTCGGGCGAACAGCGCAAGGGCATGGACGTGAAGGACCTGCTGGCCATGTTCGAACGCGTACGCGGCGAGCAGCTGGCCGACGACGCGCTGCTGCTGGGGTAG
- a CDS encoding efflux RND transporter periplasmic adaptor subunit — protein sequence MRRFSYERFSALTLAAALSVALAACGKEDQAAGGPGMVPQVSVVTVQPQRTPVVSELPGRVDAVRDAEIRARVTGIVEHIAFEPGIDVKKGQKLFKIDPAPYQATYDQAAAQVKQAQADLYSAKVLAERYAPLVKANAVSKQEYDNAVSSFRQAEAAVAAARANLTNARINLDYTDVTSPIDGRIGRPLVTEGALVESSTATQMALVQQLDPIYVDLTQSTGELAALRKAFDTGKMQRADDGARVTVLLEDGSTYDQPGKLLFTGITVDPSTSQVTLRAEVPNPSHQLLPGMYVRVRLEQGVDEQALRVPQQALQRTPDGRQSLMVVRDNKVDQIPVTTGNVVDNEWVITSGLKPGDTVVVEGFQKVRPGAPVQATPWNKGAGAKPGQGQQPGQPGQAGQAGQPPSAQGQSGQQPAAGQPAGQQQQGQKQ from the coding sequence ATGCGTCGTTTTTCCTATGAGCGTTTTTCGGCCCTGACCCTCGCGGCGGCCTTGTCCGTCGCTCTGGCGGCTTGCGGCAAGGAAGACCAGGCCGCGGGCGGTCCCGGCATGGTGCCGCAGGTCAGTGTGGTAACGGTCCAGCCGCAGCGCACTCCCGTCGTCTCCGAACTGCCCGGTCGTGTCGACGCGGTGCGCGATGCCGAGATACGGGCGCGCGTCACGGGCATCGTCGAGCACATCGCTTTCGAGCCGGGCATCGACGTCAAGAAAGGCCAGAAGCTGTTCAAGATCGACCCCGCCCCGTACCAGGCTACGTACGACCAGGCCGCCGCGCAGGTGAAGCAGGCGCAGGCCGACCTGTACAGCGCCAAGGTGCTGGCCGAGCGTTATGCGCCGCTGGTCAAGGCCAATGCGGTCAGCAAGCAGGAGTACGACAACGCCGTGTCCTCGTTCCGCCAGGCCGAGGCCGCGGTGGCGGCGGCGCGCGCCAACCTGACCAACGCGCGCATCAATCTCGACTACACCGACGTCACCTCGCCCATCGACGGCCGCATCGGCCGCCCGCTGGTCACCGAGGGCGCGCTGGTCGAAAGCAGCACGGCCACGCAAATGGCGCTGGTGCAGCAACTCGATCCCATCTACGTCGACCTGACGCAGTCCACCGGCGAGCTGGCGGCGCTGCGCAAGGCTTTCGATACGGGCAAGATGCAGCGCGCCGACGACGGCGCGCGCGTCACGGTGCTGCTCGAAGACGGCAGTACGTACGACCAGCCCGGCAAGCTGCTGTTCACGGGCATCACGGTGGACCCGTCCACCAGCCAGGTCACGCTGCGCGCCGAGGTGCCCAATCCGTCGCACCAGCTGCTGCCCGGCATGTACGTGCGCGTGCGCCTGGAGCAGGGCGTGGACGAGCAGGCGCTGCGCGTGCCGCAGCAGGCCCTGCAGCGCACGCCCGACGGCCGGCAAAGCCTCATGGTCGTGCGCGACAACAAGGTCGACCAGATCCCCGTCACCACCGGCAACGTCGTCGACAACGAGTGGGTGATCACCAGCGGCCTGAAGCCCGGCGACACGGTCGTGGTCGAGGGCTTCCAGAAGGTCCGTCCGGGCGCGCCGGTGCAGGCCACGCCCTGGAACAAGGGCGCCGGCGCCAAGCCGGGGCAGGGGCAGCAGCCGGGACAGCCCGGCCAGGCGGGACAGGCGGGTCAGCCGCCCTCGGCCCAGGGCCAGTCCGGCCAACAACCCGCAGCCGGACAGCCGGCTGGCCAGCAACAACAAGGCCAGAAGCAATGA